In one Drosophila albomicans strain 15112-1751.03 chromosome X, ASM965048v2, whole genome shotgun sequence genomic region, the following are encoded:
- the LOC117572272 gene encoding uncharacterized protein LOC117572272 — protein MEPPGLPGLPPSRDRQLVLCNESTSPHIVVTTSSTISKEPQIQNPQQHVKPTSLSLQPLVALPQGQGQTQELPAHTQANNNRITSTTTTTTTAAAAAAIGSGNSSSSNIHCASSIPDLASTATAISATTQAATAFSGSAVGHHHPHQHQHPHQHPHPHPHPHPHPHPHHQQHQPAGSTTAASHQHHGSTCGSGSIGSNSPFCATQLPQPQTIEKLSRPMSFDKMEMLVREMQDQEHGVPVRQQKIFLTSIPYAFMGYDLIEWLMDRLQIEESEALNIANQLCLHGYFFPVNDSKMLTVKDDSSLYRFQTPYYWPWQHKAPDNVEYAIYLAKRSLRNKQRHALEDYEAEALASLHKNLKGKWDFISMQAEEQVRLAKDRKKGDKIVGDSQERAYWRVHRPPPGQFTPLEPCPVPSRDRQGLKSNKKKTVVDDLQREVDYLEKSLNRTRMKMSQACESLVAYSETFSEYDFFLQPALPSNPWVTEDIAFWQLNSTFVDIPTEKRVKRWAISIDELVSDPTGLHEFTVFLEKEYSHENIRFWIAVNCLRRSAQSQVAHKVNEIFEEFLKPGAPCEINIDGKTMESVLRGLKNPSRFTFDSASEHIYMLLLKKDCYPRFVRSEHYKRLVDSGIQPSHKKRFFNFGGVGGAKKKMTAALSSQPHLGDASKVSIIPTPPPGNLARRRGSDRSLTGSAHELAVIGVDKDSGSKVPHSHSQNNLCEIPYRETPNTKVIQLEVTEENLPAATCSVCPWDNLSPVPVPPAAPVKLSVSPCEQKTQTSSSMVTTSPFDAASTSTWLSTSKPDKLNDRSDPKPLTGTFPELCELGDRIQRNIGIRHQNTVDSGEADSKRLLPNLVEQRRASVSLMPSFREPEFARTSCLSSATSPNVNDSFPPVEVRNQCVSSESQSSITTTTATATATAATTTTTTKDLPTSSGEKVELMGELNKLSMSQRSSDLAVSELPALTTPVPTPTPTATATPIATATATTTATTTPTPPSNTKLTPSPKICTPYVQRTLKSQDSTSANAKVETDDPTGSVLSSISSNEAADQKFDFDSQTVIKEVQIELIEPIIYNNNELQLELADNKVQEQQAQHANNPCLSSSNSKDIQCDPQQDKQFKELIEMEIAESDVTSDLEVFVQESAEGELSPTTEEYQEGMHFGDARKDIVYDIGDTDRHLGYIPPASTPVPSMAPLAVLDIDTVDDEHFDDDLVVQIPVPVPVAVPVTVPLPVPVPVPVAVPVSGVLSSDEVRRRRKKRNLEAGKKDEKDKKNEKASGTAETVTDVEVEHNTICPWEDENVDTSDGTFVKTYATLGYL, from the exons ATGGAACCGCCTGGCTTGCCCGGCTTGCCGCCATCTAGAGATCGACAGTTAGTTCTGTGCAATGAGTCAACATCGCCACACATTGTCGTCACAACTTCCTCAACTATATCGAAAGAGCCACAGATTCAAAATCCGCAGCAACATGTGAAGCCAACTTCATTGAGTTTGCAGCCGCTGGTTGCGTTGCCACAGGGACAAGGACAGACGCAAGAGTtgcccgcacacacacaagcaaacaacaatCGAATAAcgtccacaacaacaactacaacaacagcagcagcagcagcagcaattggcagcggcaacagcagtagTAGTAATATTCATTGTGCCAGCAGCATTCCCGATTTGGCATCCACGGCAACTGCCATATCTGCCACGACTCAGGCGGCAACTGCATTCAGTGGCAGTGCAGTAGGTCATCACCATccacatcagcatcagcaccCACATCAGCATCcacatccgcatccgcatccacatccgcatccacatccgcatcatcagcaacatcagccAGCGGGCTCAACAACAGCGGCTTCTCATCAACACCATGGCTCGACCTGTGGCTCTGGCTCAATCGGCAGCAATTCGCCGTTTTGTGCAACCCAACTACCGCAGCCCCAAACAATTGAGAAGCTCTCCCGTCCGATGTCGTTCGACAAG ATGGAAATGCTGGTGCGTGAGATGCAGGATCAAGAACATGGAGTTCCAGTTCGACAACAGAAGATATTCCTCACATCCATACCATATGCATTTATGG GTTACGATCTAATTGAGTGGCTCATGGATCGCCTTCAGATTGAGGAGTCGGAGGCGTTAAACATTGCTAATCAATTATGCCTTCATGGCTACTTTTTTCCTGTCAACGACTCCAAGATGCTGACCGTCAAAGACGACTCATCGCTTTACCGCTTCCAAACACCTTACTATTGGCCCTGGCAGCACAAGGCACCCGACAATGTTGAATACGCGATTTATTTGGCAAAAAGGTCACTACGCAACAAGCAGAGACACGCCCTTGAGGATTACGAGGCGGAAGCCTTGGCATCGCTGCACAAGAATCTAAAGGGCAAATGGGACTTCATTTCCATGCAGGCCGAGGAGCAGGTGCGCTTGGCCAAGGATCGCAAGAAGGGTGACAAAATCGTTGGTGATTCGCAAGAGCGTGCTTATTGGCGCGTTCACCGTCCACCACCTGGTCAATTTACGCCGCTTGAGCCGTGCCCGGTTCCATCGCGGGATCGCCAGGGTCTTaagtcaaacaaaaagaagactGTTGTTGATGATCTACAACGCGAAGTCGACTATCTGGAGAAATCGTTGAATCGCACACGCATGAAAATGTCGCAAGCATGCGAATCTCTAGTCGCGTATTCGGAAACGTTTAGCGAATACGATTTCTTTCTGCAGCCAGCTCTGCCCTCGAATCCCTGGGTCACCGAGGATATTGCATTTTGGCAATTGAACAGCACTTTTGTTGATATACCCACAGAGAAGCGTGTCAAACGCTGGGCCATTTCCATAGATGAGCTTGTCTCAGATCCAACGGGCTTGCATGAATTCACCGTGTTTCTCGAGAAGGAGTATTCGCATGAGAACATCCGATTTTGGATTGCCGTGAATTGTCTCCGCCGATCTGCGCAGTCGCAAGTAGCGCATAAGGTTAACGAGATATTCGA AGAGTTTCTCAAGCCTGGAGCTCCATGTGAAATCAACATCGATGGCAAGACAATGGAAAGCGTTTTACGCGGTCTTAAAAATCCATCTCGCTTCACATTCGATTCCGCTTCCGAGCACATCTATATGCTGCTGTTGAAAAAAGATTGCTACCCGCGATTTGTACGCTCGGAGCACTACAAACGTCTTGTAGACAGTGGCATTCAGCCGTCGCACAAAAAGCGCTTCTTTAACTTTGGCGGCGTTGGTGGCGCCAAGAAAAAGATGACTGCTGCCCTTTCCAGTCAACCGCATTTGGGGGATGCGTCCAAAGTCTCAATTATACCCACACCACCTCCAGGAAACTTGGCTCGACGTCGAGGCAGTGATCGGAGTCTCACTGGATCGGCACACGAGCTCGCTGTCATTGGGGTTGACAAGGACTCCGGCTCGAAAGTGCCACACTCCCATTCGCAAAACAATCTCTGCGAGATTCCATACAG AGAAACACCTAACACGAAAGTCATTCAGCTGGAGGTCACCGAGGAGAATTTGCCAGCTGCAACTTGTAGTGTCTGCCCTTGGGATAATTTGTCACCAGTTCCAGTTCCGCCAGCAGCACCTGTTAAGCTGTCTGTTAGTCCATGCGAGCAGAAAACTCAAACATCCAGTTCAATGGTGACTACATCTCCATTTGATGCAGCTTCCACTTCAACTTGGCTGTCAACTTCGAAGCCAGATAAACTCAATGACAGAAGCGATCCGAAACCTTTAACTGG CACATTTCCGGAATTGTGCGAGTTAGGCGATCGCATACAACGTAATATAGGCATACGGCATCAAAACACCGTAGACAGTGGCGAGGCGGACAGCAAACGTTTGCTGCCCAATTTGGTCGAGCAACGACGTGCCTCCGTTTCCTTAATGCCCAG CTTCAGGGAACCTGAATTCGCACGCACCAGTTGCTTGTCGTCTGCAACCTCGCCCAATGTTAATGACAGCTTCCCACCAGTAGAGGTCCGAAATCAATGTGTTTCCAGTGAAAGTCAGAGCAGcattacaactacaactgcaacagcaactgcaactgcagctacaaccacaacaactacaaaagaTCTGCCAACTAGCAGTGGTGAAAAAGTGGAGCTTATGGGGGAACTCAACAAATTGTCAATGTCACAGCGTAGCAGCGATTTAGCTGTTTCCGAGTTGCCAGCATTGACCACACCAGtgccaacaccaacaccaaccgCAACCGCAACaccaatagcaacagcaacagcaacaacaacagcaacaacaacaccaacaccgCCGTCTAACACCAAGTTAACCCCATCGCCCAAAATATGCACACCTTATGTACAAAGGACTCTTAAAAGTCAGGACTCAACGTCCGCAAATGCAAAAGTTGAAACAGACGATCCAACTGGAAGTGTCctcagcagcatcagcagcaatgaGGCGGCGGACCAGAAGTTCGACTTTGACTCCCAGACTGTCATCAAAGAAGTGCAAATTGAGCTAATTGAGCCGATAATTTACAACAATAATGAACTACAGCTTGAACTTGCCGATAATAAAGTGCAGGAACAACAGGCTCAACACGCCAATAATCCGTGTCTGAGCAGCAGTAACAGTAAAGATATCCAATGCGATCCACAACAAGATAAACAATTTAAGGAACTGATTGAGATGGAAATCGCCGAATCGGATGTAACATCCGATTTGGAGGTGTTTGTACAGGAAAGTGCTGAAGGAGAGCTATCGCCCACCACCGAAGAATATCAGGAAGGAATGCATTTTGGAGATGCCAGAAAGGATATTGTTTACGACATCGGTGATACGGACAGGCATCTTGGCTATATACCACCCGCATCTACACCAGTGCCTTCAATGGCGCCACTCGCTGTCCTAGATATCGACACAGTTGATGATGAGCACTTTGACGACGATCTTGTCGTCCAAATACCAGTGCCAGTGCCAGTGGCAGTCCCAGTGACGGTCCCGCTGCCAGTTCCAGTGCCAGTGCCTGTCGCAGTCCCAGTGTCGGGAGTCTTGAGTAGCGACGAGGTCCGACGGCGTCGCAAAAAGCGCAATTTGGAAGCTGGTAAAAAGGATGAAAAGGACAAGAAGAACGAGAAGGCAAGCGGCACAGCGGAAACAGTCACGGATGTCGAGGTCGAGCACAACACTATATGTCCTTGGGAAGATGA AAACGTTGACACAAGTGACGGAACCTTTGTAAAGACATACGCTACGCTTGGGTACTTATGA
- the LOC117577809 gene encoding nucleic acid dioxygenase ALKBH1, with protein sequence MFKQAFQQYKKKNPPPDLQDVIDVDLYEENKITSHSWHNLVKPVHISESAFIQSEARLRQAVGLQPEHLWRCYQLSNHPGLLLIRNPFTLSGQRYWIARGLRDYSQPPYVSNLDATKFSPAALSNWWQELQNCSNNGDVKLASRLKVAMRWTTLGYHHNWDTKVYDEAMHSTFPSDLASLCEAFCVTLGYTNFVPQAAIVNYYPIGTCLSGHTDHSELNHSAPLFSYSFGQSAIFLIGGTTLNEKPSAIYLRSGDVLVMSEASRLCYHAVPRVMTTDQEPWNIVESKANTSKENDDVGNMDTNLNNALDSKLFEKVKDELFWQPFNEFIRESRINMNVRQVLPMGMHQIPT encoded by the exons ATGTTCAAACAAGCGTTCCAgcaatataaaaagaaaaatcccCCGCCCGACCTACAAGATGTGATTGACGTTGACTTGtacgaagaaaataaaattacatctCACAGTTGGCATAAT ttgGTGAAACCTGTGCATATCTCTGAATCTGCATTCATTCAAAGTGAGGCAAGACTGCGGCAGGCTGTTGGACTGCAGCCGGAGCATTTGTGGCGATGTTACCAACTGTCAAATCATCCTGGACTACTGCTCATTCGGAATCCGTTTACATTGAGCGGTCAACGCTATTGGATAGCACGCGGTCTTCGAGACTATTCACAACCGCCATACGTCTCTAACTTGGATGCCACAAAGTTTTCACCTGCTGCTCTATCCAACTGGTGGCAAGAGCTGcaaaactgcagcaacaatggTGATGTTAAGCTGGCCAGCCGCCTTAAGGTTGCAATGCGCTGGACAACGTTAGGATATCATCACAATTGGGACACCAAAGTCTACGATGAAGCAATGCACTCAACGTTTCCTTCAGATTTGGCAAGTTTATGCGAAGCATTTTGTGTGACACTTGGATACACCAACTTTGTGCCACAAGCTGCCATCGTCAATTATTATCCCATCGGCACTTGTTTATCAGGACACACGGATCATTCGGAGCTAAATCATTCGGCACCATTGTTCTCATATAg tttCGGACAATCTGCGATATTCCTTATAGGTGGCACGACATTAAATGAGAAACCTTCGGCGATATATCTTCGTAGCGGCGATGTACTAGTAATGTCGGAAGCATCCCGCCTTTGTTATCATGCTGTTCCACGTGTTATGACAACTGATCAGGAGCCATGGAATATTGTCGAATCAAAAGCTAATACCTCTAAAGAAAACGATGACGTTGGGAACATGGATACAAATCTTAATAATGCATTGGACTCCAAATTATTCGAAAAAGTGAAGGATGAATTATTCTGGCAACCGTTTAATGAGTTCATTCGCGAATCGCGCATTAATATGAATGTACGTCAAGTTTTGCCAATGGGTATGCATCAAATCCCGACCTGA